One genomic window of Actinoalloteichus hoggarensis includes the following:
- a CDS encoding DUF4262 domain-containing protein, with product MLPGDEEARRRLLADAEEHGAAVVHVGGDRNGPPFAFTVGLWRRCGSPEAVAVGMPPKVAHAVLNQFVQRVLGGETFGIGQCYDGFIQDCPITFERVARGYYAEYFGHALLIYRKGDFPAVQLIAASPDGAWPWEPDAPSGLVRWQRILTDSGRPESWIPGDTGP from the coding sequence ATGCTTCCTGGGGACGAGGAGGCCCGCAGGCGACTGCTGGCCGACGCGGAGGAGCACGGTGCCGCGGTCGTACATGTCGGGGGTGACCGGAACGGGCCACCGTTCGCCTTCACCGTCGGGTTGTGGCGGCGATGCGGCAGCCCGGAGGCGGTGGCGGTGGGCATGCCGCCGAAGGTCGCACACGCTGTGTTGAACCAGTTCGTCCAGCGCGTGCTGGGCGGAGAGACCTTCGGGATCGGGCAGTGCTATGACGGATTCATCCAGGACTGTCCGATCACCTTCGAACGAGTGGCCAGGGGTTACTACGCCGAGTACTTCGGACATGCACTCCTGATCTATCGCAAGGGTGACTTTCCGGCCGTGCAATTGATCGCGGCCAGCCCGGACGGCGCCTGGCCCTGGGAGCCGGACGCGCCCAGCGGCCTCGTCCGATGGCAACGCATCCTCACGGACAGTGGCCGGCCGGAGAGTTGGATCCCCGGCGACACCGGGCCTTGA
- a CDS encoding helix-turn-helix domain-containing protein yields the protein MTENEQPGAPLAVIATALRRERSRAGLSLSEVARRAGVAKSTLSQLEAGNGNPSVETLWALGVALGVPFSRLVDPPDRPVQVVRADEGLSVRSEQADFDARLLSACPPGARRDVFTVVLQPGATREADAHLPGTVEHLVVAHGSLRAGPLDRVVELSEGDYLSFPGDVPHRYEATAPDTRIVLVMEHV from the coding sequence ATGACTGAGAACGAGCAGCCCGGCGCACCCCTCGCCGTCATCGCCACGGCGCTACGCCGCGAACGCAGCCGGGCGGGACTGTCGCTGAGCGAGGTGGCCCGTCGCGCCGGGGTCGCCAAGTCGACCCTGTCGCAGCTGGAGGCGGGCAACGGCAACCCCAGCGTGGAGACGCTCTGGGCACTGGGCGTGGCACTGGGCGTGCCCTTCAGCAGACTGGTGGACCCGCCGGACCGCCCGGTGCAGGTCGTCCGCGCCGACGAGGGGCTCAGCGTGCGATCCGAACAGGCCGACTTCGACGCCCGGCTGCTGTCGGCCTGCCCGCCCGGGGCCCGGCGTGACGTCTTCACCGTCGTCCTCCAGCCCGGCGCCACCCGCGAGGCCGACGCCCACCTGCCCGGCACGGTCGAGCACCTCGTCGTCGCGCACGGCTCACTGCGCGCGGGACCACTGGACCGGGTCGTCGAGCTGAGCGAGGGCGACTACCTGAGCTTCCCCGGCGACGTCCCCCACCGGTACGAGGCGACGGCGCCGGACACGCGGATCGTCCTGGTGATGGAGCACGTCTAG
- a CDS encoding glycosyltransferase family 4 protein, whose amino-acid sequence MRVGLVCPYSLEVPGGVQAHVMDLAHTLIGLGHRVNVLAAADEDGDLPSFVTPAGRALGIPYNGSVARLSFGPVSFARARRWVRDHQFDVLHLHEPVAPSLSLLALMVADGPIVATFHTSTQRSRTLAAFHSVLQPFLEKITARIAVSALARRVQVEHLGGDAVLIPNGVNVDFFAGAERLDGYPRTGGTVGFVGRFDEPRKGMPVLLDAMRLLVERRPDLRLLVVGRGDADELRARAGSALAERLDLLGQVDDVDKARALRSVDVYCAPNTGGESFGIILAEAMAAGTAVLASDLDAFRRVLDDGRAGVLSPVGDAEALALRLADLLDDDSRRAEFAAVGRRFVENFDWPVVARQVLRVYETAMAADPRRVAEADGGDVE is encoded by the coding sequence GTGAGGGTCGGACTGGTCTGTCCCTACAGCCTGGAGGTCCCCGGCGGGGTCCAGGCCCATGTCATGGACCTCGCCCACACCCTCATCGGGCTGGGGCACCGGGTGAACGTGCTCGCCGCGGCGGACGAGGACGGCGACCTGCCGAGCTTCGTCACGCCCGCGGGTCGGGCACTGGGCATCCCGTACAACGGGTCGGTCGCCCGGCTCTCCTTCGGACCCGTCTCCTTCGCCAGGGCACGCCGATGGGTGCGCGATCACCAGTTCGACGTGCTGCATCTGCACGAGCCGGTCGCGCCCAGTCTGTCTCTGCTGGCCCTGATGGTGGCGGACGGCCCGATCGTGGCGACCTTCCACACCTCCACTCAGCGGTCCCGCACCCTCGCGGCCTTCCACTCGGTCCTACAGCCGTTCCTGGAGAAGATCACCGCGCGGATCGCGGTGTCCGCGCTGGCCAGGCGGGTGCAGGTCGAGCATCTCGGCGGTGACGCGGTCCTCATCCCCAACGGCGTGAACGTCGACTTCTTCGCGGGCGCCGAGCGGCTCGACGGCTATCCGAGGACGGGCGGCACCGTCGGCTTCGTCGGCCGGTTCGACGAGCCCCGCAAGGGCATGCCGGTGCTGCTCGACGCGATGCGGCTGCTCGTCGAACGCCGACCTGACCTTCGGCTGCTGGTCGTCGGCCGGGGAGACGCCGACGAGCTGCGCGCGCGGGCGGGCTCGGCGCTGGCCGAGCGACTGGATCTGCTCGGCCAGGTGGACGACGTGGACAAGGCACGGGCGCTGCGCAGTGTGGACGTCTACTGTGCGCCCAACACCGGCGGCGAGAGCTTCGGCATCATCCTGGCCGAGGCGATGGCGGCGGGCACCGCCGTGCTGGCCAGCGACCTCGACGCCTTCCGGCGAGTGCTCGACGACGGCAGGGCGGGTGTCCTGAGCCCCGTCGGGGACGCCGAGGCGCTGGCACTGCGGCTGGCCGATCTGCTGGACGACGACTCGCGTCGTGCCGAGTTCGCCGCCGTCGGGCGCCGCTTCGTCGAGAACTTCGACTGGCCGGTGGTGGCCCGACAGGTGCTGCGGGTGTACGAGACGGCGATGGCGGCCGATCCTCGCCGGGTCGCCGAGGCGGACGGCGGCGATGTCGAATGA
- a CDS encoding AzlD domain-containing protein translates to MSMTTVLVLAVGTYLLRVAGPLLRGRIEVSERAGRLLATAATTLLTALLFTAALTEAGGFAGWARPAGVAVGAVLAWRRAPFVVIVLAAALTAAGLRLLGVP, encoded by the coding sequence ATGTCCATGACGACGGTGCTCGTCCTGGCGGTGGGCACCTATCTGCTGCGCGTCGCCGGACCGCTGCTGCGCGGCCGGATCGAGGTGTCGGAGCGGGCCGGGCGACTGCTGGCCACCGCCGCCACCACACTGCTCACGGCGCTGCTGTTCACCGCGGCCCTCACCGAGGCGGGCGGCTTCGCCGGCTGGGCTCGCCCGGCGGGCGTCGCCGTCGGAGCGGTGCTGGCCTGGCGGCGCGCGCCGTTCGTGGTGATCGTCCTCGCCGCGGCGCTCACCGCCGCCGGGCTTCGCCTGCTCGGCGTGCCCTGA
- a CDS encoding lytic polysaccharide monooxygenase auxiliary activity family 9 protein, with protein MTRRRKGALVGVLAGVVGLLAALLPASSALAHGGMSSPGTRTYFCFQEGPENPQSEACADAIAQGGTQPLYDWFAILISDAAGRHQELIPDGQLCGAGTDKYAAYDVPRDWQTTTLPTSGEWTFEYVAWAPHPGDFDLYVTKDGFDPDQPLKWSDLEPEPFSTVTDPPIVDGSYQWTAELPEGKSGQHIIYSIWQRSDSPEAFYNCSDVVFGG; from the coding sequence GTGACGAGACGACGCAAGGGCGCGTTGGTCGGGGTACTTGCCGGAGTCGTCGGCCTGCTCGCGGCGTTGCTGCCCGCGAGCAGCGCGCTGGCGCACGGCGGGATGTCCTCGCCGGGCACCCGCACGTACTTCTGTTTCCAGGAGGGGCCGGAGAACCCGCAGTCGGAGGCCTGCGCGGACGCGATCGCCCAGGGCGGCACCCAACCGCTGTACGACTGGTTCGCCATTCTCATCAGCGACGCCGCGGGCAGACATCAGGAACTCATCCCCGACGGGCAGCTCTGCGGCGCGGGCACCGACAAGTACGCCGCCTACGACGTTCCCCGCGACTGGCAGACCACGACCCTGCCGACCAGCGGCGAATGGACCTTCGAGTACGTGGCCTGGGCACCGCACCCCGGCGACTTCGACCTGTACGTGACCAAGGACGGCTTCGATCCCGACCAGCCGCTGAAGTGGTCGGACCTCGAACCGGAGCCGTTCTCCACCGTGACCGACCCGCCGATCGTGGACGGCTCGTACCAGTGGACGGCCGAACTGCCGGAGGGCAAGTCCGGGCAGCACATCATCTACTCGATCTGGCAGCGCTCCGACAGCCCGGAGGCCTTCTACAACTGCTCCGACGTCGTCTTCGGCGGCTGA
- the pdxT gene encoding pyridoxal 5'-phosphate synthase glutaminase subunit PdxT produces MSAAPVIGVLALQGDVREHLLALAEQDVLARPVRRAEELAEVDGLVLPGGESTTMSRLLSVFELFEPLRERIADGLPVLGSCAGMILLAREVLDGRPDQRSLGGVDMVVRRNAFGRQVDSFEADLDVTGLPGGALRAVFIRAPWVESAGSDVEVLARVPEVPEAGAAAGRIVAVRQGAVIATAFHPELLAGDRRVHEMFVHAVRER; encoded by the coding sequence GTGTCCGCCGCGCCCGTCATCGGTGTGCTCGCCCTGCAGGGCGATGTCCGAGAGCATCTGCTCGCCCTCGCCGAGCAGGACGTGCTCGCTCGGCCGGTCCGCCGGGCCGAAGAACTGGCCGAGGTCGACGGGCTCGTCCTCCCCGGCGGGGAGTCGACCACGATGAGCAGGCTGTTGTCGGTCTTCGAGCTGTTCGAGCCGCTGCGGGAGCGGATCGCCGACGGGCTGCCGGTGCTCGGTTCCTGCGCGGGCATGATCCTGCTGGCTCGCGAGGTGCTCGACGGCAGGCCGGACCAGCGCAGCCTCGGCGGCGTCGACATGGTGGTGCGACGCAATGCCTTCGGGCGGCAGGTCGACTCCTTCGAGGCCGACCTCGACGTCACGGGCCTGCCGGGCGGCGCCCTGCGGGCGGTGTTCATCCGGGCGCCCTGGGTGGAATCGGCCGGTTCGGACGTCGAGGTGCTGGCGCGCGTGCCCGAGGTGCCCGAGGCGGGGGCCGCCGCCGGTAGGATCGTCGCGGTTCGGCAGGGGGCGGTGATCGCGACCGCGTTCCATCCTGAGCTGCTGGCTGGTGATCGGCGGGTGCACGAGATGTTCGTCCACGCCGTGCGCGAGCGGTGA
- a CDS encoding YebC/PmpR family DNA-binding transcriptional regulator — translation MSGHSKWATTKHKKAVVDAKRGKLFAKLIKNIEVAARTGGGDPDGNPTLYDAMQKARKNSVPLDNIERARKRGGGEEAGGADWQTIMYEGYGPNGVAILVECLTDNRNRAASEVRTAMTRNGGSMADPGSVSYLFSRKGVVLLPKNGLSEDDVLGAVLESGAEEVNDHGENFEVVSEAADLVAVRSALREAGIEYDSAEADFVPSGTVELDVDTARKVFRLIDALEDCDDVQNVFSNIDVSDEVMQAVEA, via the coding sequence ATGAGCGGCCACTCCAAATGGGCCACCACGAAGCACAAGAAGGCCGTCGTCGATGCCAAGCGAGGCAAGCTCTTCGCCAAGCTGATCAAGAACATCGAGGTGGCGGCCAGAACCGGTGGCGGTGATCCCGACGGCAATCCCACCCTCTACGACGCCATGCAGAAGGCGAGGAAGAACTCCGTCCCGCTGGACAACATCGAGCGGGCCCGTAAGCGGGGCGGTGGCGAGGAGGCGGGTGGTGCCGACTGGCAGACCATCATGTACGAGGGCTACGGACCCAACGGAGTCGCGATCCTGGTCGAGTGTCTGACCGACAACCGCAACCGGGCCGCGTCCGAGGTTCGCACGGCCATGACACGCAACGGCGGTTCGATGGCCGACCCCGGCTCGGTCTCCTACCTCTTCTCCCGTAAGGGCGTCGTGCTGCTGCCCAAGAACGGGCTGAGCGAGGACGACGTGCTCGGCGCGGTGCTGGAGTCCGGCGCCGAGGAGGTCAACGACCACGGGGAGAACTTCGAGGTCGTCTCCGAGGCGGCCGACCTGGTGGCGGTGCGTTCGGCGCTGCGCGAGGCGGGCATCGAGTACGACTCGGCGGAGGCCGACTTCGTGCCCTCCGGGACGGTGGAGTTGGACGTCGACACGGCGCGGAAGGTCTTCCGGCTGATCGACGCGCTGGAGGACTGCGACGACGTGCAGAACGTCTTCTCCAACATCGACGTGTCCGATGAGGTCATGCAGGCCGTCGAGGCCTGA
- a CDS encoding NUDIX hydrolase, which yields MSLTTLLVVVLILLTLLLLVGGWSVLIANRLNRLHVRTDAGWAALESALARRAVVTRAVAAVGPVAAVAEPPRGPAPADRPPGASGADPGQRDVSAPGAEPPRVSPLDAERLRAAALDAELTPRPGREHSENLLGRMLGELDRSRLPVPLAAELTEAEERVMLARRVYNDAVRDTLALRSRRPVRWLRLAGGAPPPTYFEIVERAGEPEPATPVIYRPSARVLLLDAADRLLLFESLDPGRPQETFWCTAGGGVESGEELRAAAIREVAEETGLALAESDLVGPVWLRRAVFGFDGQVFDSEEWFFVARTDAEDVDVSGFTDLERRTVRGHRWWTAAELRETEATVYPVQLAEFLPDVIVGRWDGRVRGIR from the coding sequence ATGAGTCTCACCACGCTGTTGGTCGTCGTCCTGATCCTGCTCACCCTGCTGCTGCTCGTCGGCGGCTGGTCCGTCCTCATCGCCAACCGGCTCAATCGGTTGCACGTCCGGACCGACGCGGGCTGGGCGGCTTTGGAGTCGGCTCTGGCGCGGAGGGCCGTGGTGACGCGCGCGGTGGCGGCCGTCGGCCCGGTGGCGGCCGTGGCGGAGCCGCCGCGCGGCCCGGCCCCGGCCGACCGACCGCCGGGCGCGTCGGGTGCCGACCCCGGGCAGCGAGACGTGTCCGCACCGGGCGCGGAGCCGCCGAGGGTCTCGCCGCTGGACGCCGAACGCCTGCGGGCCGCGGCGCTGGACGCCGAACTGACGCCGAGGCCCGGTCGGGAGCACAGCGAGAACCTGCTGGGCAGGATGCTGGGCGAACTGGACCGCTCCCGGCTGCCCGTGCCGCTGGCCGCCGAGCTGACCGAGGCCGAGGAGCGGGTGATGCTGGCCCGTCGGGTCTACAACGACGCGGTCCGGGACACCCTCGCCCTGCGGTCCCGGCGTCCGGTGCGGTGGCTGCGGCTGGCGGGCGGGGCGCCGCCGCCGACGTACTTCGAGATCGTCGAGCGGGCGGGCGAGCCGGAGCCCGCGACCCCGGTGATCTATCGCCCCTCGGCGCGCGTGCTGCTGTTGGACGCCGCGGACAGGCTGCTGCTGTTCGAGTCCCTCGACCCCGGCAGGCCGCAGGAGACCTTCTGGTGCACCGCGGGCGGGGGAGTCGAGTCGGGCGAGGAGCTGCGGGCGGCCGCGATCCGCGAGGTGGCCGAGGAGACCGGGCTGGCACTGGCGGAGTCCGACCTGGTGGGGCCGGTGTGGCTCCGGCGCGCCGTCTTCGGCTTCGACGGGCAGGTCTTCGACAGTGAGGAGTGGTTCTTCGTCGCCAGGACCGACGCCGAGGACGTCGACGTCTCCGGCTTCACCGACCTGGAGCGGCGCACGGTACGCGGCCATCGGTGGTGGACGGCCGCCGAGCTGAGGGAGACCGAGGCCACCGTCTATCCGGTGCAGCTCGCAGAGTTCCTGCCGGACGTGATCGTCGGCCGATGGGACGGCCGGGTGCGCGGCATCCGTTGA
- a CDS encoding AzlC family ABC transporter permease, with amino-acid sequence MSSIWRTIDRALLRDVGALAAAIAVVGASFGAVAVAAGLSMWAALVMSLVVFAGGAQFMVVGVLAAGGGAVAAVVAGLLLNLRHLPFGLALGDTMGRGLLAKLVGSHILIDESVAFAMAQRDPERARAAFWVSGVAAFLTWNPAVVLGAMAGEALGDTSVYGVDAAFPAALVALVLPSLRVAATRRAALVGALVAVAATPVLPAGMPVLLALVGVVFALPLPRWARRAEGECEPVQADPPSGSMPNPSEVAAVPASTPAGPDGTSAAGGGQSATVGPPIVTDQAGTTGPAAGAGTRAQAGQAGPGAESHRTPGADTAASPPGSRGGRPNSETGCDRRARPVAEAGRRRTDADEETPCP; translated from the coding sequence ATGAGTTCGATATGGCGAACGATAGACAGGGCGCTCCTGCGGGACGTGGGCGCCTTGGCCGCCGCGATCGCCGTGGTCGGTGCCTCGTTCGGCGCGGTGGCCGTCGCGGCGGGACTGTCGATGTGGGCCGCTCTCGTCATGTCGCTCGTCGTCTTCGCAGGCGGCGCCCAGTTCATGGTGGTCGGGGTGCTCGCGGCGGGCGGCGGCGCGGTGGCCGCCGTCGTGGCGGGCCTGCTGCTCAATCTGCGACACCTCCCCTTCGGGCTCGCCTTAGGCGACACCATGGGGCGCGGTCTGCTCGCCAAGCTCGTGGGCAGTCACATCCTGATCGACGAGTCGGTCGCCTTCGCGATGGCTCAACGCGATCCCGAGCGCGCCAGGGCGGCCTTCTGGGTGTCCGGCGTGGCGGCCTTCCTCACCTGGAATCCGGCGGTGGTGCTCGGCGCGATGGCGGGAGAGGCGCTCGGCGACACCTCCGTCTACGGCGTCGACGCCGCGTTCCCCGCCGCGCTGGTCGCGCTGGTCCTGCCCTCGCTGCGGGTGGCGGCGACGCGCCGGGCCGCACTGGTCGGCGCGCTGGTGGCCGTCGCAGCGACACCCGTGCTGCCTGCCGGGATGCCCGTCCTGCTGGCCCTCGTCGGCGTCGTGTTCGCCCTTCCGCTGCCGCGGTGGGCCAGGCGGGCGGAAGGCGAATGTGAGCCGGTCCAGGCGGACCCGCCGTCGGGATCGATGCCGAATCCCAGCGAGGTGGCGGCGGTGCCCGCGAGCACTCCAGCGGGTCCGGACGGCACCTCGGCGGCAGGCGGTGGGCAGTCGGCGACCGTCGGGCCGCCGATCGTGACGGACCAGGCAGGCACGACGGGACCCGCGGCCGGGGCAGGCACCCGGGCACAGGCCGGGCAGGCCGGCCCCGGCGCGGAGTCGCACCGCACGCCGGGTGCGGACACCGCGGCCTCGCCGCCGGGCTCTCGGGGCGGTCGGCCGAATTCCGAGACCGGGTGCGACCGCCGGGCCCGGCCTGTCGCCGAGGCAGGCAGACGTCGTACCGATGCCGATGAGGAGACGCCATGTCCATGA
- a CDS encoding AfsR/SARP family transcriptional regulator, with the protein MAVRFNTLGPLEVLVDDQDLTPTAPKTRQVLALLVSRHNTLVHTSELVDELWGERPPSSALATLQTYIYKLRKLLFAALADETQVSLRTRYFGYVITTPVESVDQYRFERLSREGRSALDVGEAEVAAERLRDALALWRGPALGGIDVGTLLSAHLTRLEESRLRTLQSRIEADLRLGRHRELISELKELTVARSLDEGFHGQLMTALNRSGRQHEALDVYRRFRQNVIDQLGLEPSPALQRVHNDLLAGETEEGGTPTDRLVLGRRPTEGTEIGTPAQLPHDIADFVGREDRLTEALHRIAPAESDATTGPGLRVLAVSGMPGIGKTAFAVRVAHRLRDRFHDGQLFCDLGGSGTPRTPLSVLRGFLRAAGFAAEQLSGELDELATLFRTWSAERRLLVVLDDAASVEQIRPLLPGGSRCAVLITARVGVQSLPGARVTALEPLSAGESLELLAGMIGAERVERERVEAQRLVELCGHLPLAVRCVGARLSAAVGWPISSMARHLGESDRPLDLLRFDGIDVRRSLVSGTRGLPVAVWQTFRDLSTLSARFTAPDAARRLGCDPEQAEATLAQLVGRGLLRIAERTSEEEMRFEFHPVNRWFAREQWEVSVRRRSGAAPHLPGCCDQRGGEAGDCPQGHGQLPGDLTPRWRPNEGPTAGSLPVVLAGR; encoded by the coding sequence ATGGCTGTACGGTTCAACACGCTCGGTCCGCTGGAAGTCCTCGTTGACGATCAAGATCTGACCCCGACGGCACCCAAGACCCGACAGGTTCTCGCACTACTGGTCTCCCGGCACAATACCCTCGTTCACACCAGCGAACTGGTGGATGAATTGTGGGGGGAGCGGCCGCCGTCGAGCGCATTGGCGACACTGCAGACATACATTTACAAGCTGCGCAAGCTCCTGTTCGCGGCACTGGCCGACGAGACACAGGTCAGCCTCCGGACACGCTACTTCGGCTATGTGATCACCACTCCGGTCGAGAGCGTCGACCAGTATCGATTCGAGCGGCTCTCCCGGGAGGGCCGCAGCGCGCTGGACGTGGGAGAGGCGGAGGTCGCCGCCGAGCGGCTTCGCGACGCGCTCGCGCTGTGGCGTGGACCCGCGCTCGGAGGCATCGACGTCGGCACCCTCTTGAGCGCGCACCTGACCAGGCTCGAAGAGAGCCGACTACGCACGCTGCAGTCCCGGATCGAGGCGGACCTCCGACTGGGCAGGCATCGTGAACTGATCAGCGAACTGAAGGAGCTCACCGTCGCCCGCTCGCTCGACGAGGGCTTCCACGGGCAGCTCATGACCGCGTTGAACCGATCCGGCAGGCAGCACGAGGCCCTGGACGTCTATCGGCGCTTCCGGCAGAACGTGATCGACCAGCTGGGGCTCGAGCCGTCGCCCGCGTTGCAGCGCGTCCACAACGACCTGCTCGCGGGCGAGACCGAGGAGGGTGGGACGCCGACTGACCGGCTGGTGCTCGGCAGACGTCCGACCGAGGGAACCGAGATCGGCACGCCCGCGCAGCTGCCACACGACATCGCCGACTTCGTCGGCCGGGAGGACAGACTGACGGAGGCGCTGCACCGGATCGCCCCCGCCGAGTCCGATGCGACGACCGGCCCGGGACTCCGCGTCCTGGCGGTCAGCGGGATGCCGGGCATCGGCAAGACGGCCTTCGCGGTCCGGGTGGCTCATCGGCTGCGGGATCGGTTCCACGACGGACAGCTCTTCTGTGACCTCGGCGGTTCCGGCACGCCGCGCACCCCGCTCTCGGTATTACGCGGGTTCCTGCGTGCGGCGGGCTTCGCCGCCGAACAGCTGTCCGGTGAACTGGACGAGCTGGCGACGCTGTTCCGCACCTGGAGCGCCGAACGGCGGCTGCTCGTCGTGCTCGACGACGCCGCGAGCGTCGAGCAGATCCGACCGCTGCTGCCCGGCGGCTCGCGCTGCGCCGTCCTGATCACCGCGAGGGTCGGCGTGCAGAGTCTGCCCGGCGCCAGGGTGACCGCCCTGGAACCCCTGTCGGCCGGGGAGAGCCTCGAACTGCTCGCCGGGATGATCGGTGCGGAGCGCGTGGAGCGGGAGCGTGTCGAGGCACAGCGGCTCGTCGAGCTCTGCGGTCACCTGCCGCTCGCCGTGCGCTGCGTCGGAGCCCGGCTCAGCGCGGCCGTCGGATGGCCGATCTCCAGCATGGCCAGACACCTCGGCGAGAGTGACCGGCCGCTGGATCTGCTGCGCTTCGACGGCATCGACGTACGGCGCAGCCTCGTCAGCGGGACACGAGGCCTCCCGGTCGCCGTCTGGCAGACCTTCCGCGATCTCTCCACGCTGTCCGCGCGATTCACCGCTCCCGACGCGGCCCGTCGGCTCGGCTGCGATCCGGAGCAGGCGGAGGCGACCCTGGCACAGCTGGTGGGACGCGGGCTGCTGCGCATCGCCGAGCGCACCAGCGAGGAGGAGATGCGCTTCGAGTTTCATCCGGTCAATCGCTGGTTCGCCCGCGAGCAGTGGGAGGTGTCGGTGCGGCGTCGGTCCGGTGCCGCGCCGCACCTGCCCGGCTGCTGCGATCAGCGCGGCGGAGAGGCCGGAGACTGCCCGCAGGGACACGGGCAGCTCCCCGGAGACCTCACGCCTCGCTGGCGGCCGAACGAGGGGCCCACCGCGGGCTCGCTGCCCGTTGTGCTGGCGGGCCGCTGA
- the pdxS gene encoding pyridoxal 5'-phosphate synthase lyase subunit PdxS, producing the protein MTSVDLTPSDSEQPAVTPVTGTARVKRGMAEMLKGGVIMDVVTPEQAKIAEDAGAVAVMALERVPADIRVEGGVARMSDPDMIDGIIDAVSIPVMAKARIGHFAEAQLLQAIGVDYVDESEVLTPADEAHHIDKWNFTVPFVCGATNLGEALRRISEGAAMIRSKGEAGTGNVVEATRHMRQIRADLRRLTVLDDEELFVAAKELRAPYELVREIAEAGSLPVVLFTAGGIATPADAAMMMQLGAEGVFVGSGIFKSGDPVKRAEAIVKATTFYDDPDVIVKVSRGLGEAMVGLNVDDLPASQRYAGRGW; encoded by the coding sequence GTGACCTCGGTCGACCTCACCCCCTCCGACTCCGAGCAGCCCGCCGTGACCCCGGTGACCGGCACCGCGCGGGTCAAGCGCGGCATGGCCGAAATGCTCAAGGGCGGCGTCATCATGGACGTCGTCACCCCCGAGCAGGCGAAGATCGCCGAGGACGCGGGCGCCGTCGCGGTGATGGCGCTGGAACGGGTCCCCGCCGACATCCGGGTGGAGGGCGGCGTCGCGCGGATGTCCGACCCCGACATGATCGACGGCATCATCGACGCCGTGTCGATCCCCGTCATGGCCAAGGCCAGGATCGGTCACTTCGCCGAGGCGCAGCTCCTGCAGGCCATCGGCGTGGACTACGTCGACGAGTCCGAGGTGCTGACCCCCGCCGACGAGGCCCACCACATCGACAAGTGGAACTTCACCGTTCCCTTCGTGTGCGGCGCCACCAACCTCGGGGAGGCGTTGCGCCGCATCTCCGAGGGGGCGGCCATGATCCGATCGAAGGGCGAGGCGGGCACCGGCAACGTCGTCGAGGCCACCCGGCACATGCGGCAGATCCGGGCCGACCTGCGCAGGCTGACCGTGCTCGACGACGAGGAGCTGTTCGTCGCGGCGAAGGAGCTGCGCGCCCCCTACGAGCTCGTCCGGGAGATCGCCGAGGCGGGCAGCCTGCCCGTGGTGCTCTTCACCGCGGGCGGCATCGCGACGCCCGCCGACGCGGCGATGATGATGCAGCTCGGCGCGGAGGGCGTCTTCGTGGGGTCGGGCATCTTCAAGTCCGGCGACCCGGTCAAGCGGGCCGAGGCCATCGTGAAGGCGACCACCTTCTACGACGACCCGGACGTGATCGTGAAGGTGTCGCGCGGGCTCGGCGAGGCGATGGTGGGGCTCAACGTCGACGACCTGCCTGCGAGCCAGCGTTACGCGGGCCGGGGCTGGTGA
- a CDS encoding type II toxin-antitoxin system VapC family toxin, whose protein sequence is MIESVVDSSAILELFTAAQPSRGLRTRFLASGNAAPALLDAEVAHVLRRMARRGELSEQDAHDTLMDIRDSPISRSPHQPLVPRVWELRGSVTAYDAMYIALAEALDVPLLTCDAKLAGSNGHNAKIELFAQD, encoded by the coding sequence GTGATCGAATCGGTCGTGGACTCGTCGGCCATTCTCGAACTGTTCACCGCAGCGCAGCCCTCTCGTGGCCTGAGAACCAGATTCCTGGCCAGTGGGAACGCCGCACCGGCTCTGCTCGACGCCGAGGTCGCTCACGTACTGCGCCGCATGGCCCGACGTGGAGAGTTGTCCGAACAGGACGCACACGACACCCTGATGGACATCCGAGACTCCCCGATCAGCCGTTCACCTCATCAACCCCTCGTGCCGAGAGTGTGGGAGCTGCGCGGCTCGGTCACGGCCTACGACGCGATGTACATCGCCCTCGCGGAGGCCCTTGACGTCCCCCTGCTGACCTGCGATGCAAAGCTGGCCGGGAGCAACGGTCACAACGCGAAGATCGAGCTGTTCGCGCAGGACTGA
- a CDS encoding FitA-like ribbon-helix-helix domain-containing protein: protein MGKTVQIRDLDDEAYTVMRTRAAREHLSLSAYLRRQIESQANSLTMEELLARADRRRAHGMGTTPEQITDGVRAARHD, encoded by the coding sequence ATGGGTAAGACAGTGCAGATCAGAGACCTCGATGACGAGGCCTACACGGTGATGCGTACCCGGGCGGCACGCGAGCATCTGTCGTTGAGCGCATACCTGCGGAGACAGATCGAATCACAGGCGAACAGCCTCACGATGGAGGAGCTGCTGGCGCGGGCGGATCGACGGCGAGCACACGGGATGGGGACGACCCCGGAGCAGATCACCGACGGGGTGCGCGCGGCCCGTCACGACTAA